CCGCTCTACGCCCGTTCCCCGCCGAGTCGCGGGACCGAAACCGAGACGCGTCCGTCGTCCCCGACGACCACCGCGCAGTCGCAGACCTCGAAGCCGACCGACGTTCCCGGAATCGCTCCGAGCGTGGCGACCGCTTCGAGGTCGACCTCTCTCGACAGCGGCGGAAGATCCATCGGAGTCGACCCGAGCGCCGCGGCCACCCCTTCGACGACGGCCTCGACGAGCGACGCCTCGTCGGCGCGCCGGTCGAACCCGCCGATGGCTCCCTCGCCTGCATCCGCGCTCTCGACTCCGGTGTCTGTCATTGCCGTGGCGAGGTGCCGGGGAGGGATGACCCTTGAGCGTGTTCTCGTTCGGCGGGAATCAACCGCAGTCACTCTGTCTGACGGGAGAGCGCAGATGCTCACAGTGGTAAAGAGTTAAGATAGTAGTGGGGTCGGAGGGATTTGAACCCCCGATCGACTGATATCTCCGGTGTGCGCCTCGGAACTCCAGAGGGTCGTCAACGCGAACCGATGATCAGTCGGTCGCTCGGTATATCAGTCTGGAGTTTCGTCCCGGGCGCGTCGCCTCTGGAGTCAGTCGCCATGCCGGGCTTGGCCACGACCCCGCTGTCTGCGTCTTTCCGTATGGCGATTCCACGTAAAGGAATTTCGATTGGCGCGCGTCAGTCCCGGTCGGTTTCGGACCACTCGCATTCCTGACATTTGTACGCCGTCACGAACTCCGTCACGCTCGGCATGTACCCCACCGAGATGACGTTACTCCCGCAGTCGGGACACTCTCTGTCAGCGTCCTCGATAGGCTCGGCTTCGAGCGGTTTCTCCCCCTCGACGAGTTCTGCGAGTCGTTCGGGCGTTACCATCCGTCCTTCGACGACGCGGTTACTCATACCGGCCGGACGAACGGGACGGTGGTAAGTCCTCCGCGTGCGGACGGCTGTCGGGATGCGAGGAGTCGGGCGGGAAGAGAGCGACGACCCACGGCGAAAGCGAAGCCGAAGAGTCCGGCGTCGGCCGTCAGCTCAGAGCCACGGCGCGCGCGAGTCGCTGTCGCTTGGGTAGCCGTAGCCGGCGTCAGACGCGGTGTCGCCGGAGTCGTCGCGGGTCGGGTCCGGACGACCGTGGTCGCCGCCGTCGGCGACGGTGGCGGCGGAGGAGGGTGCGGCGGGCGCGTCCTCGGCGGCGGACGGGCCGTCGTCGTCCGTCCCCGTCGCCGACTCGTCGCTTCCCGCCGAGCGGTCGTAGGCGAACAGCGCCGTCACGGCGAGGACGCCCAGCGCGATGGGACGCTGCGTCGGGAGCACCCCGAGCACGTCCAGCGCCAGCATCCCGAGCGCGACGGAGCTTCCGAAGCGGAAGCGGTCGATGTCGACCGCGCCGCGGAGACGGGGGGCGAGCAGCGCGACGGCGAGCGCGAAGGCGATGCCCGTCCCGGCCGCCGCGACGGCGTGCGTGACGGTCGTCAGCATCTCCCCGTCGAGGTTCAGTATCAGCTGCGGGTTCGAGGGGTCGAAGCTCGCGACCAACCCGAGGCCGATGATGACGCTCGGGGACGGGAGCTTCTCGCCGATCTCCGAGGAGGCCGTCTTCGCTGCGACGGCGAGGATAACCAGTCCCGCGAAGCGGTGGAACACGTCGAAGTTCAACACCGTCTGCAGCGTCCTCGCGAACACCGCCTCCAACCCGGCGACGGGGAGCAGGACCGCGGCGAGGAGCAGTATCGAGGTGACCTGCTCGCGGCGGGTCCCCTCCATCTCCGCGAGGATAACCGCGACGGTGGCCGACCCGCCGAAGATGAGCAGTCCGGTCTGGAGGATGCCGACGGGAGTGCTCATCGCGCCCGCGATGACGAGCGCCGGGAAGATACCGTCGACGAGGGGCAGCGCCATGACCGTCGCGAGCAGGCGCGTCGCGCCGCCGACCTGCTGCTCCAAGCGGAGCGCGACGGGATGCTGTGAGACGCTCATCCGGCGCTAGCGGCCGTCACCATCGGCCAAGCGGCGATACGAACGCAAGCCAGTCGACCCGTCGTCGGTGGCCGCGAGTCCTCCGAGCGCCGTGAGGTCCGGGAAGGCCGATTTCCCGAATGTAAATGTCCGCCACATCGCCGCGAAATTGAAGAGGATGCCGGAGTCGAAGCTCGTCAGACCGGCGATACGCGGTGCAGCGGGACACTCGAAGTCCATGTCTACAAACAATCGTACTGAACTATTAAAATTTGTGTGAGACCGAGCGGCACGGGAATACGTTCCTCTCTTCCACGTACTTAAATGGACCTACGATTCGTCGGATATAGTCTTCTAAACCAACTATCTATCGGCACGACGTGGCGGTTCGGGTGATTCTTGCGAGAGGGGGGCCCGTTCGCTGGTGTCGGCCACCGCGAGTGCGCTTCGCGTCTCGATTTCGTCGACAGATATCCTCGAACGTGTGTATCTGACTCGGTAGAATGGCAATACACTGCATGCCCGTGCCGTCTCGCAACCCTTTTGTCGCAGGAGTCTGGACGATTTACATGGCGAACGACGTTCCGGACCGGGATTCATTCTCCGAGAAACTGCGCGTACCAGAGGCACTGACGTTCGACGACGTACTGCTCCGTCCGATGGAGAGTCGGGTCGAACCCGACGAGGCGGACGTGTCCACGAGCGTCTCGAAGAACGTCGAACTGAACCTTCCGGTGCTCTCGGCGGCGATGGACACCGTCACCGAGAGCGAAATGGCCATCGGGATGGCCCGCGAGGGCGGCCTCGGCGTCCTCCACCAGAACATGGACGTCGAGGCGATGGTGACGGAGATAGAGCGCGTGAAACGCGCCGACGAACTCGTCATCCGCCGCGAGAACGTCGTGACGGCCGAACCCTCCCAGACCATCCGCGAGGTGGACGAGATGATGGAGCGACAGGGCGTCTCCGGCGCCCCCGTCGTCGACGAGGACGACGAGGTACTCGGCATCATCTCCGGCACCGACATCCGCCCGTACCTCGAAGTCGGCGAGTCCGACGCCGTCCGCGAGGCGATGACGGACGAGGTCATCACGGCCGGCCGCGACCTGAACGCCCGCGACGCCCTCGAACTCATGTACGACCACAAGATAGAGCGCGTCCCCGTCGTCGACGAGGAGGGGTGCCTCGTCGGCCTGGTGACGATGCAGGGCATCCTCCAGCGACGCGAGCACGAGAACGCCGCCCGCGACGACGACGGCCGCCTCGTCTGCGGCGTCGCCGTCGGCCCGTTCGAGTCCGACCGCGCGGCCGCGGCCGACGAGGCCGGCGCCGACGTGCTGTTCATCGACTGCGCGCACGCGCACAATCTGAACGTCCTCGACAGCGCCCGCGAGATAAAGCAGTCCGTGGAGGCGGACGTCGTCGTCGGCAACGTCGGCACCCGCGAGGCCGCCGAGGCGGCCGTCGACTTCGCCGACGGCCTCAAAGTCGGCATCGGTCCCGGTTCCATCTGCACCACCCGCG
This Halogeometricum sp. S3BR5-2 DNA region includes the following protein-coding sequences:
- a CDS encoding HalOD1 output domain-containing protein, giving the protein MTDTGVESADAGEGAIGGFDRRADEASLVEAVVEGVAAALGSTPMDLPPLSREVDLEAVATLGAIPGTSVGFEVCDCAVVVGDDGRVSVSVPRLGGERA
- a CDS encoding DUF5795 family protein, whose protein sequence is MSNRVVEGRMVTPERLAELVEGEKPLEAEPIEDADRECPDCGSNVISVGYMPSVTEFVTAYKCQECEWSETDRD
- a CDS encoding DUF5794 domain-containing protein, encoding MSVSQHPVALRLEQQVGGATRLLATVMALPLVDGIFPALVIAGAMSTPVGILQTGLLIFGGSATVAVILAEMEGTRREQVTSILLLAAVLLPVAGLEAVFARTLQTVLNFDVFHRFAGLVILAVAAKTASSEIGEKLPSPSVIIGLGLVASFDPSNPQLILNLDGEMLTTVTHAVAAAGTGIAFALAVALLAPRLRGAVDIDRFRFGSSVALGMLALDVLGVLPTQRPIALGVLAVTALFAYDRSAGSDESATGTDDDGPSAAEDAPAAPSSAATVADGGDHGRPDPTRDDSGDTASDAGYGYPSDSDSRAPWL
- the guaB gene encoding IMP dehydrogenase, whose translation is MANDVPDRDSFSEKLRVPEALTFDDVLLRPMESRVEPDEADVSTSVSKNVELNLPVLSAAMDTVTESEMAIGMAREGGLGVLHQNMDVEAMVTEIERVKRADELVIRRENVVTAEPSQTIREVDEMMERQGVSGAPVVDEDDEVLGIISGTDIRPYLEVGESDAVREAMTDEVITAGRDLNARDALELMYDHKIERVPVVDEEGCLVGLVTMQGILQRREHENAARDDDGRLVCGVAVGPFESDRAAAADEAGADVLFIDCAHAHNLNVLDSAREIKQSVEADVVVGNVGTREAAEAAVDFADGLKVGIGPGSICTTRVVSGAGMPQITAVAEVADVAAPEGVPVIADGGIRYSGDAIKAVAAGADAVMLGSYFAGTEEAPGRVITMNGKKYKQYRGMGSVGAMKSGGGDRYLKDADEDEEFVPEGVEAATPYKGTLASELHQLVGGMRSGMGYVGAETLPGFKERAEFVRVSSAGQTEGHPHDVMITDEAPNYSPQNE